One genomic segment of Sebastes fasciatus isolate fSebFas1 chromosome 17, fSebFas1.pri, whole genome shotgun sequence includes these proteins:
- the LOC141754107 gene encoding uncharacterized protein LOC141754107, producing MDRHRNLLLHDMKPRRTTDVQLLLVVKEEVPPEQQEWSSSLDQGDPEPPHIKEEQEELWTSQEGEQLHITKFNDEQGSDIQQLIVSKEEVHPEQQEWSSSMNQEDPEHPHIKEEQEELWSSPSETSWNSDPDRHLRPENDNKTSDTSKFTTKVSNDDRTENREAQSTLNSLKIIEVPVGDLRCKTGKKTYSCSECGKLFGRSPHLKIHMRIHTGEKPFSCPFCGKSFSQKVNLTYHMSVHTGEKRFSCRFCDERFTWYTQLKSHRCVCESSQLHPSHTEDNREGETGEKSFSCSECGKIFSRKDNLNIHMRIHTGERPFGCSVCGKSFKHGGHLTQHMSVHTKENRFSCRVCDKRFTWLYQLKRHKCGGESSQRQELPTSQEGEQLQGLEEADITKFPFIPVPVKSEDDEEKPQSSQLHQRQTEQMETEADGEDCGGPEPARNTDPDTHLQPDSDDKAGDSEYKVEFSDDDWTETRDPQSGLNSDTGCNTSKKSFSCSDCGKVFGRKEHLQNHVRIHTGERPFSCSDCGKTFGCKRSLLGHTMSHTGEKPFSCSQCGKRFGRMVNLKTHERLHTGERPFSCPFCGKGFTQKVHMTQHMAVHTGEKQFSCSICDKKFTWLSGFRRHKCGSELSDLDDSQTEENSEVEPGEKPFRCRQCGNRFNHKHNLKAHMRIHTGEKPFSCSVCAKGFTASGALKKHLRTHSGEKPFSCSVCGISFTQGGNLKRHMAQHKGETQEKPFSCSICGKNFTQVSNMKRHMAQHAMTETGGKAVSGSDLTQDQQEET from the exons ATGGACCGACACCGGAACCTGCTGCTACACGACATGAAGCCGAGAAGAACAAcag ACGtccagctgctgctggtggttaAAGAAGAGGTTCCCCCTGAGCAGCAGGAGTGgagctccagtctggaccagggggacccagagcccccacacattaaagaggaacaggaggaactctggaccagtcaggagggagagcagcttcatATCACCAAGTTCAATGATGAACAAGGTTCAG ACATCCAGCAGCTGATAGTGAGTAAAGAAGAGGTTCACCCTGAGCAGCAGGAGTGGAGCTCCAGTATGAACCAGGAGGACCCAGAGCAcccacacattaaagaggaacaggaggaactctggagCAGTCCGTCAGAAACATCCTGGAACTCAGATCCAGATCGACATTTACGGCCTGAAAATGACAACAAGACTTCAGACACTTCAAAGTTTACGACTAAAGTCAGTAATGATGATCGGACGGAGAACAGAGAAGCTCAGTCAACTTTAAACTCCCTGAAGATTATTGAAGTCCCTGTCGGTGATCTGAGATGTAAAACTGGCAAGAAAACatacagctgctctgagtgtggGAAATTATTTGGCCGTAGCCCACATCTTAAGATACACATGAGaattcacacaggagagaaaccgtTCAGTTGCCCATTCTGTGGTAAAAGTTTTTCACAAAAAGTTAATCTGACATATCACATGTCcgtccacacaggagagaaacgaTTCAGCTGTCGTTTCTGTGACGAAAGATTCACCTGGTACACTCAGCTCAAGAGTCATCGGTGTGTTTGTGAGTCCTCTCAGCTTCACCCGAGTCACACTGAGgacaacagagagggagagaccgGTGAGAAATCATTCAGCTGCTCCGAGTGTGGAAAAATATTCAGCCGCAAGGATAATCTGAACATACACATGAGGATTCACACAGGAGAGAGACCGTTCGGCTGCTCTGTTTGTGGTAAAAGTTTTAAACATGGAGGACATCTGACACAGCACATGTCCGTCCACACAAAGGAGAACAGGTTCAGCTGCAGAGTTTGTGACAAAAGATTCACTTGGCTTTATCAGCTCAAGAGACACAAGTGTGGTGGTGAATCCTCTCAGCGTCAGGAACTCCcgaccagtcaggagggagagcagcttcaagggCTTGAGGAGGCTGATATCACCAAGTTCCCATTCATTCCTGTccctgtgaagagtgaagatgatgaagagaaacctcagtcctcacagcttcatcaaagacaaactgaacagatggaaacagaagctgatggagaggactgtggaggaccagaaccagcaAGGAACACAGATCCAGATACACATTTACAACCTGATAGTGATGACAAGGCAGGAGACTCTGAATATAAGGTTGAATTCAGTGATGATGACTGGACGGAGACCAGAGATCCTCAGTCAGGTTTAAACTCTGATACAGGATGTAACACCAGTAAGAAATCGTTCAGCTGCTCCGATTGTGGGAAAGTATTTGGCCGAAAGGAACATCTACAGAATCATGTGAGAATTCACACAGGAGAGAGACCGTTCAGCTGCTCCGATTGTGGTAAAACATTTGGCTGTAAGAGGTCACTGCTGGGCCACACGATGAGTCACACGGGAGAGAAACCATTCAGCTGCTCTCAGTGTGGGAAAAGATTTGGCCGGATGGTCAATCTGAAGACTCACGAAAGACTTCACACAGGAGAGAGACCGTTCAGCTGCCCATTTTGTGGTAAAGGTTTTACACAAAAGGTTCACATGACTCAACACATGGCCGTCCACACGGGAGAGAAACAGTTCAGTTGCAGCATTTGTGACAAAAAGTTCACGTGGCTCTCGGGCTTCAGACGACACAAGTGTGGCAGCGAGCTGTCCGACCTCGACGATAGCCAAACTGAGGAGAACTCGGAGGTAGAGCCAGGCGAGAAACCATTTCGCTGCCGTCAGTGTGGCAACAGATTTAATCACAAGCACAACTTGAAGGCTCACATGAGaattcacacaggagagaaaccattCAGTTGCTCTGTTTGTGCTAAAGGTTTCACTGCAAGTGGAGCTCTGAAGAAACACTTGAGAACTCATTCGGGAGAGAAACCGTTCAGCTGCTCCGTTTGTGGCATAAGTTTTACACAGGGAGGGAATCTGAAAAGACACATGGCACAGCACAAGGGAGAAACACAAGAGAAACCGTTCAGCTGCTCCATCTGTGGCAAAAACTTCACACAAGTGTCAAACATGAAGCGACACATGGCACAACACGCCATGACTGAAACAGGAGGTAAAGCTGTGAGCGGTTCCGATCTTACACAGGATCAGCAGGAAGAAACCTAA